GATCTAGCTCCCTGCTTATATCGCTCATCTTCATATCGCCGTATTGGTTGAGCACTCTCATAACAAGGATCTGGGATTGGGTTACGTGCATCTTCTTGAAATCCCTTTCGAAATTCTGCTTTATGAGAGACACGATCCGCTTGATCGCTGTCAGCATCTCTTCTATTCTTGAGCTTTCTTCCAACAGAACCACCTTCTTCTTACATTATCAGAACTTTCGCGTCCGAATACTCAGAGTCCGAATATTTCGTATGCGAAATATATTGTACTGCAATAAACGGCCAGTGTCTACGAAGAAAGAAAGAAAGTTCGTAAACTTTGCGAGAACATGAGCGGTTTTTTCAGCTACGCGATCTCTCGTGCCGAGGCAAAACGGGTCTCGGGGTTGGGGTCTAGGGTCTGGCAAGAGCTGAAAGCGCGGGAAGAACCGTCCCTCGTACTTCGTCCAAGAGCATGGACCCGTCCTTGGAAAAGCGAAAAAAGAGCAGTTCTTAGTTCCGACGCTGTGCGTCCAGGTTCTTGGTCAGAGGGGATGTAAGAGGCCAGAGGAAAGAGGTTCGAAGAGCGAAGAGATCTTGATCTTCTTACCTCTAACCTCATTCCTGTCGCCTCTATAGAGCGCGCGCGATACGCGCGAGATGAGACCCCACAGAATCCCTGAACAGGAACCCCCAAAGGGGCATATTGGGGCAGGCTTTCAGGGCGGGCTCTACGGGATGACATGAGGGGGAAGAATTTCGGGCGAAACGAATTTGGTGCTTCTTTTCTTGCTCTTACAACAACCAAGAACCTCTCTTACTAGGAGCTCTACGAGCTCTACGGCGATGAAAGTTTTTTCTGACTTTCAGTCATTCTGGCGTGAACCTGGCCAGAATCTCGTTCTTTAAAACAGTTGCAAGAGACAAGTTGCGAGTTGAATAAGAAACGGTTATCCGTTATCGGTTCGCCGTTCTCCGACAAGAATGAAAAGATCGGTAAAGGCGTGACTAGGGTCTTGGCTTTTCACAGCGTACAACGAGTTTTCTGCTCTTAAGCGTTCAGCGGTTCTTTCCAGCGAACAGCGGGTCTTCGTTGTTGAGCGCGCAGCGGATCTATGACTCGAGATCCCGATCAGTTGCATATCGGGATGACAGCCGTTTTCTTATGTGATTCTGACATGATACCGGTCAGGATCTCGGTTCTCTCGTGAGCGCAGCGACCGTCTCTAACAGCTCTTTCTCGATGCTTCTTATTGGTCTCGCAAAGCCGAAACTGGTCTGTGCGAACAGACAGGCTTAATAATCGTCTCCTGCCGAAGGCAGCATTGCGACCTGGCGTGGTCTTTGCCAGCCTTGCGTCCGTCGATGTTCTTCGGCGCCTTGCGTCCCGCCGAATGCGGCATTGCGTCTTCTTTCACCAGTGACTGGTTCTTCTCTCTTCTCGTGAGCGCAGCGATCCTCTCGAAAGCGCTCTTTCTCGATTGACCTTTTCGGTGAACGGGTTTATGATCTGGGACGGTCAACAGAGAAGAGCATCTCACAGCGTTCAGTGACCAGAGAAGAACGTATCTTTCATAGTACAGTGTGTCGCTTCGAATAAAAGAAGTAGGTAGTATTTATGTTTCGTTGGATTCACGGCAAACGACATCTTCGCTCTCTTTTTCTCTTAAGGTCAGCTTCTCTCTGCGTATGAAACCTAGTTATGGTAACTGCGCAAGAACTTGACTCACCTCTTGCTCACCTAACCCTGCATCGTTCTTTTGCGTCTAACTGAGCATTTTGCAGATATTCGATCTAGAGTGCCCCTCTTTGGTTTTGAGGAGAGATTTCCACGTTTTTCGAGTTGGATAACAGAATGTATAATGTTAACGTTAACTGTTAACGTTAACACGATCAAGGAGGGTAAGTAGTGAAGAGAGCCACCTTACGAGAAGTAGCACAGAAGGCGGGCACATCAATGATGACTGTATCTAGAGTGATTAACTCTAGGGATTCAGTGAGCGATGAAACAAAGTCCAAAGTACTAAGTGCAATACAGGAGCTTGGGTACGAGCCTCACAAAGATGCGCGAATTCTCAGGGGTGGAAAAACTGGGAGAATCGGGATTGTGGTCTCCGATATTAGAAACCCCTTTTATTCGCAGGTAGTTGGGGACCTCGAGGACCTTGCAGAAGAGAATAACATGGCAGTCATTGTGTCGGACACGAGCAAGAGACTTGACCAGGAGAAGAAGGCATTGAAGTCTCTTCTCGATATCAAGGTTGACGCCATTGTAGTTGCTCCTGAAGGATATGAGAGTTCTCATCTTATAGATGTAATCAGTTCGGGAACTGATGTGGTGTCCTTTGGAGTTCATTTTGAGCATGATTTGATTTCCGAGGTCTCTATCGATGAGATCGCCGGTGCTGCAAAGGCGGGCTCCTATCTCAGGAGTGCCGGAATCAGTGATGTCGTGTTGATCATGGGGAATCCGAGAAAGTTCACTACTAGAGGCAGAATGGAGGGTTTTTTGAGGGGCTTTGGAGACGTACGACAAGAGAGAGTGTTGTATCTTGAAGTTGATTGGAAAGCTTCTTACGGAACAGTGAAGGAACTGCCCAAGCTTCCCGAAGCCTTTTTCTGCTACAACGACATGATGGCAATGGGTGTCATTAGGGCTATAGAGGAAAGAGGAGCTGAAGTCGGAAAAGACGTCAAAGTAATTGGATATGACGATGTGTATATGGCAGAAATAGCAGGCATAACAACTTTAAGAATTCCGATTCGCAGCATGGTGGAGGAAGCCTTCAAAACAATACTGAGTGAAGATGTTAGAAAAAGAGTTTTCACCCCGGAATTCATACTGCGCAAGAGCGCATAAATAGGAGGTGGCGAAATGAAAAGAGTCTTATTGGCTGTTCTTTTTGTTTCAATTGCTTTGGTTGGTTTGGGAGTCCAGAAACTCGTTGTTAATTCCTACATGTCAGACCCGGAACCGAAGAGGGTATTTGAGGAACTGGTAGAACAGTTTGAGTCTATGTACCCAGACTATGAAGTGACTGTCAACACATTTGCTCATGAAGACTTCAAAGTTCTCCTCAGAACGTGGCTTACTTCATCCAATCCACCAGACGTTGTAACTTGGTTTGCAGGTGAGAGAATGAGATACTTCGCCAGCAAGGATCTCCTCGAACCAATTGGTGATATCTTTGAAGATGGCTTTGAAGCAGATTTTCCAAAGGCATTTGTGAGCGCTTCCAGCTACGAAGACGAGATCTACTTTCTGCCGCAATCGTGGTACTGGTGGGGTGTGTATTATAGGAAATCTGTTTTCGAAGAACTTGGAATTACCGTACCTGTCACTTGGAAGCAATTCCTTGACGTTTGCGAGACTCTCAAGACAAACAACATGATCCCGATAACTATAGGAACAAAGTATCTCTGGACTGCAGCAGGGGTCTTTGATTATCTAAACATGAGAGTAAACGGAATCGAATACGCACTTAAGCTCACAAATGGAGAAATCCCATATACGGATGACGGAATGAAGGCGGTTTTTGCATACTGGAAACAGCTTGTAGATAATGGGTATTTCATAAAGGATGCAACGTCCTACACATGGCAGGAAGCTGCCAACTATCTTTTCACCGGTGAAGCAGGTATGTATCTGATGGGACAGTTCATAAAGGATGTTGCTCCAGCCGGCGTGAAGGAGGATCTTGACTTCTTCAGGTTCCCTGTAATTGACGGAAATATCGGCTTGTTTGAGGATACACCAATCGATGGCTTCATGATGCCAGCCAATGCCAAGAACAAAGAAGCAGGAAAGACATTCCTCAAATTTATCGCTTCGAAGGAAGCGCAAGAATACTTTGCTACAGAACTGGGAAGACTAGCTGCAAACAAGCATGTTCCTGCGCCGGACGACCATTCCAAGAAAGGCCTGGAAATGATACTTTCATCTGATGGAGTAATGCAGTTCTATGATCGAGATACCGATCCAGAGATGGCTAATGCCGGAATGAATGGCTTTGTTGAGTTCATGACCTTCCCTTCCAGACTCGACACAATCCTGAAGAATCTCGAAAACGAACGAAACAGAATCTACAAGTAAGAATTACATGAAGGGCGGTTTGTGAAGAGCCGCCCTTCATGTCCTTATTATTTACGATAAGTCAGGAAGTACGTCATCGTTCTTGAAAACTGACATGATTATTCGCATGCTGTCAGTGGCATCAGATAATGTTGTCTTGATCTGTACTTAGGGCTGGCGGACAGTGGTGCTTGTGAAAACGACTTAGCTACTGTCAAGAGATCAGAAAAGTTACTAGATCTTGACTTCAAGACATCTAGGTGTTTCTCTGAGCACTTCTCTTTGCTTAACTGCACAGTCACGCAAGCAGACAGGACTCAGTTGCGGGGGAAACATGGAAAGTAGGGTCTTGAAACAGAGAGGACACGCATTGGGAATCGTAAGTTGGATAATAGGCTTCAAGAGAAGGATATGAGCAAAGATTACCTTGGTTTGGAGGAAACAATGAAAAGCAGAAGATGGGTTCCTTGGGCTTTTTTAGCCCTTCCTCTCACAATGTATTCTATATGGGTCATTTATCCCTTGATCAGTACGCTTCTTCTCAGTTTTACCAACTGGGACGGGGTCTCAATGTCTATGGAAATAATTGGCCTGGACAACTTCAGAGAGTTGTTCAGGGACCCATATTTCATTGTTTCCCTAGTAAACAACATTAAGTGGCTGATTGGATTTGCTTTGATATGCGTACCTGCCGGGCTCGGAATTGCTATTTTGCTCGACCAAGGCTTTAGAGGAAATAAGGTGTACAAGACACTGATCTACCTCCCTATGACACTTTCGTTCGTTGTGATTGGACAAATCTGGTCCTGGATTCTCGAACCAAGAAGCGGCGTTTTGAACAGTTTTTTGGCCTTGCTCGGATTCAAAGGTGTTTCATGGTTGAGCGATCCCTCCATAGTAACTTACTCATTGATAATGGCAGCGTCTTGGAGGCAGATTTCTTATGCTATGGTTCTCTTTCTTGCCGGGCTTAAGGGTGTTCCGAAGGAACTGGTCGAAGCTGCCACGGTCGATGGCGCTGGTCCTTGGAAGAGATTCTGGAACGTCGTGCTTCCGATGCTTAAGCCTGCAACCATAGTGGCTGTCACAGTAAGCGTTATCGATTCGCTCAGAGCCTTCGATATCGTCTATGTTCTGACTCGCGGAGGGCCCTTCTATTCTTCGTCTGTCATGGCAAATTACATGTATATTAAGACATTCAACAATTACAGGATGGGCTATGGATCATCTATTGCTACTGTCCAGTTCCTTATCACCCTGGTGTTCATAGTGGTTTATATGCGGAACGTGTTGAAAAGGGAGGTCGAAAACGAATGAAGAGGACCCTTTTCTACATATTCGCCACCCTCCTCGTTCTTGTCTGGCTAATGCCTTTTGTCATAACTGCTTTTACTTCATTGAAGAGCATGGATGAACTCATGTTAGGAAGAAGATGGTGGGAACCGCCAAAAGAAGTTCGGCTTGAGAACTATGCAACTGCCTGGAATGACGCGAATATGGGTAGGTATTTCCTGAATACATTCATAATTACCGTGCCTTCAGTTCTTGGCGCTCTATTCCTTTCTAGTCTGGGCGCATTCGCGCTGGCATGGTACGATTTCAAGCTTTCCAAAACTATCTTGATGATCTTTGTCGGCGGTATGTTGATTCCTTTTCAGATGCTTTTGATACCCGTGTATCGTATGTCGATGTCTTTCGGAATCTACGATAGCTATATCGGTGTAATTCTCTTTCATATTGCGTTTCAGCTTGGGTTCTGCACGTTCTTCCTGAGAAACTTCATGAAGACAATACCTGAAAGCATATTCGACGCCGCGATGATTGACGGAGCGGGTCACTTCTTGATCTACAGAAGAATTGTCTTGCCTCTCGTGGTACCTGCTATGGCAGCTCTGGGAATTCTCGAGTTTACATGGATCTGGAACGATTATCTTTGGTCTCTGATACTTATACAAAGTGATAGATTTAAGCCTGTAACCTTGGGTCTTGTCAATCTTCAAGGTCAGTGGGTTACGAGCTGGAATGTGATGGCTGCAGGGTCTATAATTGCAGCAGTTGTTCCTCTGGTAGTTTTTCTTCTTTTCCAGAGGTACTTCATAGAAGGACTTACAGTTGGGAGTGTTAAAGGATGAAATGGTTTGGAGCGGCTTATTATCCAGAGCACTGGCCTCGCGAGCGCTGGAAAGAAGATGTAAAAGTGATGAGGGAAATGGGAATGAACGTGGTACGTATAGGAGAGTTCTCCTGGAGCATAATCGAAAGGGAACGAGGCAAAATAGACTTTTCTGTCCTTGACGAAGTTATTGATCTTCTCGATTCAGAAGGGATAAAAGTTATAATGGGGACTCCCACCTGCACGCCTCCACCCTGGCTGATAAAGGAGTTTCCCGAGATACTTCAGAGGGATGTCAACGGATTGTTGATCGCAAGCGGCAGTCGCAGGCATTACTGTTTCAACTCGACCATCTATCGCAAGGAAACGGCAAGGATTGTTGAGGCTTTTGCAGACCACTTTGGTAGAGACCCCAGGATAGTCGCATGGCAAATCGATAACGAATACGGATGTCATAATTCCACGGTCTGCTACTGCGAGAACTGTGCCACTTCATTCAGACATTGGCTTAAGAGAAAGTATGGTTCCATCGAGAACCTCAACAGAGCCTGGGGGACAGTCTTCTGGAGTCAGACATTCAATAAATGGGAAGAGATAGACCCGCCCAGAAGAACCCTTACATCTCCAAATCCTTCGTTGGTACTAGATTATAGGAGGTTTTCTTCTGACTCTGCGATTAATTACCATAATCTGCAGAGAGAGATCATTGAGCCAAAGAGCGAGGCTCCAATAACTCACAATCTTATGGTCAATTTCACAGAGATCGACTATAAGAAGCTTTCAGATTCCATCGACTTCGTATCTTGGGACAATTACATAGCGGAGGATTATGATCCGGATCTCCAGGCGCTTAACCATGACCTAATGCGTTCTCTCAAGAAGAAGCCTTTTCTCGTAATGGAGCAGCAACCCGGAAGGGTAAATTGGCGTTCCGTGAACACTTGGCACAGTGCTGATCAGCTTTCTTTTTGGGTGAAGCAGTCTTTCGCCCATGGAGCATTTGGTTCACTGATTTTCAGGTTCAGGCAATTGCCGTTCGGTTCGGAGCAGTTTCACACAGGCCTAATCGACTATGACGGCGATCCAACTGAACGCGCAAAAGCCTTTTCAGAAGTAATAGCCGGACTGGCAGACTGGAGCGTGGTCGTTCCGCAGAGAGAAGCGGCTGTTTACATTGATTATGAGAATTTCTGGATAAACGAGACAGACAATCTTAACAATAGATTTGATCTCTTGCTCGATGCGATTTTGCCAGTTTACAAGGCAATCAGGAGTCTCGGTTACAACGTTGATTTCGTTTTTCCAGGTGACTCTTTGGACGGGTATTCATTTGCTTTCGTTCCTTCGAGTTTCAAGCTTGAAAGCAGTTTTGTCGACCAGCTGAAGATATTCAAGGGGAGAGTCTTCTTCACTGCTATGAGTGACCAAAAAGATTGTCACAACTTCATAAAGAAAAGCAAAGACAGCTTTCTTAACGAACTTATTGGTATAAGGGTCATTGATGCAGGTGGTATAGAAGAGACTGTGAGCATATCTTTCGCTGGCCAGATTTTCTCCTGCTCTTATGTTGCTGAAAGAATCCTCCCTGCGGATGACTGCGAGATACTGGGAGTTTACTTGGACGGCCCATATAAGGGCAGTTCAGCCCTAATAAAGCGTGAAAACAAGTACTACTTAAGCTCTATCCCGGACACCGAGTTTCTTGAAAGACTGCTTGTCGAAGCAGGGGTAGAGAAGAGAGTGGAGCAATCGGGGAGGATCATTAAGGATGGATCGCAGACAATTCTTTTGAATCCCTTTTCGCACGTTACAATGATAAAACTAAACGGGAAGGAGCATATCCTCAGGGAACACGAGGTCAGGAAACTCTGATCATTATAAAACACGCTCTCAAAGATTAAGTGATAAGCAATCCTTTCAAGTGACAACTTGGGACCAGATTGTTTTCGTGCTTCTCAGGTATTATCGTTAAGAAGGAGGTAAAATCGGCGGTAGAGGACGATGGCACTCTCACCGTTCACCTGAACTTAGTCGAAGGGCTGCGAGAAAACGGTTTCGATGTAATCACCAGCGCGGGCGAGCCTGAAGAGAACAAGATCGGCAGCAACTGCGGCCTCTTTATTCGCAGACCTCTTCAGGGCTCAAAGGGTAACCCTGAGATATATTCTTCAGTTAAGTCCAACACCAATTCACAGAAATCGTGAATCCCTTAGCATTAACGGGAATACAGCACTTCTGCTAGCAACGCTATTATGACGTTTGGCTGGTCTGAATCTCGATCTCTGATGCAAATGATTTTTGCCAGTCCTCCGATCTTTGACTGCAGCGAAGAAGCTAACGGTATGCCAGAAAAGCGCACCCCCTGAAACTCAGTTACTCTTTCTTACTTCCGATGCTTTTGAAAGCTTGCTTGATATGATAGCAAAAACCCTTCTTCTCAGGTGTTGAGTGGTATCTTGCAACGTGAGAACTTAACAGCGCGGAAAGTGAGTCAATGCTTCTTGAGAGTTTTTCGATTCTCTGCTCCATCTCTTCAAGTTTCTTTGAGTCCAATTCGTCACCCTCTCTTATTGTTTCAATTGCTTCTTTAAGAGATAGTCCTTTGCTGTGAATCGCATCGAGCCTTGAGACTAACTCAGGACTTTCAAGCGGAAAGTGTTTTTCGCCCTCAATAGTCTTGGATAAGCAGATACCTGATTTCTCCAATTTATCCAGGTACTCTTCCGTTCTGTCAACAGGCAACCCGGATCTTTCGCTCACCTTCTGGAGAGTCAAGAAGTTGATGTCAGCAGGATGACCTTCATTG
The Mesotoga sp. Brook.08.105.5.1 genome window above contains:
- a CDS encoding sugar ABC transporter permease, with amino-acid sequence MKSRRWVPWAFLALPLTMYSIWVIYPLISTLLLSFTNWDGVSMSMEIIGLDNFRELFRDPYFIVSLVNNIKWLIGFALICVPAGLGIAILLDQGFRGNKVYKTLIYLPMTLSFVVIGQIWSWILEPRSGVLNSFLALLGFKGVSWLSDPSIVTYSLIMAASWRQISYAMVLFLAGLKGVPKELVEAATVDGAGPWKRFWNVVLPMLKPATIVAVTVSVIDSLRAFDIVYVLTRGGPFYSSSVMANYMYIKTFNNYRMGYGSSIATVQFLITLVFIVVYMRNVLKREVENE
- a CDS encoding ABC transporter substrate-binding protein yields the protein MKRVLLAVLFVSIALVGLGVQKLVVNSYMSDPEPKRVFEELVEQFESMYPDYEVTVNTFAHEDFKVLLRTWLTSSNPPDVVTWFAGERMRYFASKDLLEPIGDIFEDGFEADFPKAFVSASSYEDEIYFLPQSWYWWGVYYRKSVFEELGITVPVTWKQFLDVCETLKTNNMIPITIGTKYLWTAAGVFDYLNMRVNGIEYALKLTNGEIPYTDDGMKAVFAYWKQLVDNGYFIKDATSYTWQEAANYLFTGEAGMYLMGQFIKDVAPAGVKEDLDFFRFPVIDGNIGLFEDTPIDGFMMPANAKNKEAGKTFLKFIASKEAQEYFATELGRLAANKHVPAPDDHSKKGLEMILSSDGVMQFYDRDTDPEMANAGMNGFVEFMTFPSRLDTILKNLENERNRIYK
- a CDS encoding LacI family DNA-binding transcriptional regulator, whose amino-acid sequence is MKRATLREVAQKAGTSMMTVSRVINSRDSVSDETKSKVLSAIQELGYEPHKDARILRGGKTGRIGIVVSDIRNPFYSQVVGDLEDLAEENNMAVIVSDTSKRLDQEKKALKSLLDIKVDAIVVAPEGYESSHLIDVISSGTDVVSFGVHFEHDLISEVSIDEIAGAAKAGSYLRSAGISDVVLIMGNPRKFTTRGRMEGFLRGFGDVRQERVLYLEVDWKASYGTVKELPKLPEAFFCYNDMMAMGVIRAIEERGAEVGKDVKVIGYDDVYMAEIAGITTLRIPIRSMVEEAFKTILSEDVRKRVFTPEFILRKSA
- a CDS encoding beta-galactosidase, which produces MKWFGAAYYPEHWPRERWKEDVKVMREMGMNVVRIGEFSWSIIERERGKIDFSVLDEVIDLLDSEGIKVIMGTPTCTPPPWLIKEFPEILQRDVNGLLIASGSRRHYCFNSTIYRKETARIVEAFADHFGRDPRIVAWQIDNEYGCHNSTVCYCENCATSFRHWLKRKYGSIENLNRAWGTVFWSQTFNKWEEIDPPRRTLTSPNPSLVLDYRRFSSDSAINYHNLQREIIEPKSEAPITHNLMVNFTEIDYKKLSDSIDFVSWDNYIAEDYDPDLQALNHDLMRSLKKKPFLVMEQQPGRVNWRSVNTWHSADQLSFWVKQSFAHGAFGSLIFRFRQLPFGSEQFHTGLIDYDGDPTERAKAFSEVIAGLADWSVVVPQREAAVYIDYENFWINETDNLNNRFDLLLDAILPVYKAIRSLGYNVDFVFPGDSLDGYSFAFVPSSFKLESSFVDQLKIFKGRVFFTAMSDQKDCHNFIKKSKDSFLNELIGIRVIDAGGIEETVSISFAGQIFSCSYVAERILPADDCEILGVYLDGPYKGSSALIKRENKYYLSSIPDTEFLERLLVEAGVEKRVEQSGRIIKDGSQTILLNPFSHVTMIKLNGKEHILREHEVRKL
- a CDS encoding carbohydrate ABC transporter permease, producing the protein MKRTLFYIFATLLVLVWLMPFVITAFTSLKSMDELMLGRRWWEPPKEVRLENYATAWNDANMGRYFLNTFIITVPSVLGALFLSSLGAFALAWYDFKLSKTILMIFVGGMLIPFQMLLIPVYRMSMSFGIYDSYIGVILFHIAFQLGFCTFFLRNFMKTIPESIFDAAMIDGAGHFLIYRRIVLPLVVPAMAALGILEFTWIWNDYLWSLILIQSDRFKPVTLGLVNLQGQWVTSWNVMAAGSIIAAVVPLVVFLLFQRYFIEGLTVGSVKG